In Opitutaceae bacterium, the sequence CCATCCCGGCGGGTAACCATAATCCGGGAGAAGGAACCAGTCCTCTCCCGCTGATTCGGCGTAGTCCACCGTTCCAAAATCGCGGCGGAGCAACGCCAGCTCCTGTTGGATACGCGGCCTCATGGTTCAGCCCCTTTTCCAACGGTGTTTCTTGCCAAAGCTTTGGCCGGGCTTGATGTCGATCACTTCTTTCACGTCCACCGTCAGCTCGTTGTTATCCTTGTCGATTTCGATCACTCCTTGGGCAAGGTCCCAGCCGCCGAGCCGGGCGATGTCGGCGGGCGTGATGGTGTCCTTGTTCCAGTCATAGTCCTTCCCCTCGATGACGAGGGTGTATTTTGGTCCGTTCTTAACGTTTGTAGTCATTTTTAGTCCTTTTCGAGGTTGATTTGCGTACTTTAAAACGCGCGCTAAATATGTCAAGCAATTACTTTGCGTGCTTGATGTGCTTAGCAAGATAGGTATATTTCTCGTAACCCATGAGCGACCAACCCCTCAACGATTCCCAACGCGCCGAAGCTCTCGGTGCATACTTGAAGAGCCTGCGAACTGGACTCGAACTCTCCCTACGTCAGGTGGAAGAGATTTCAGATAACCAAGTTTCCAACGCCTATTTGAGTCAGCTGGAGAACGGCAAGATCGCGAAGCCGTCCCCGCACATCCTGCATTCACTCGCGTCCGCTTACAACGTGCCGTATGAAAGATTGATGGAACGCGCAGGCTATATTCCCGCGCTTTCCAGCGTGGCGACACGCGCAGCGAGACAAGGCGATCCGGCAACACTTGCGCGTGTCGCCAAGCACGGCCGTGCCGCAACCCATTCGATCGAGCATCTCACAGCAGAGGAAGAAACGGCCCTGCTCACCTATCTCAACGTTTGGCGCGGTATGCAAAAACGTGAGAAAGGCCGATGATAGTTCATTGACGCCTTCCCAGTATCAGCGGATCCGCCGGCATGCGCAGCAGGTCCTTGATGAAACTGGTGCCCGAGAGGGCTTCCCCGTCAATGTCCGGGCTGTCATGCAGGCTGCCCAGGTGACTGAGGTGACCGACGATGTGTTAGGTGACTTGACGTTCCTGAATCGGATGCGGCGGAAAGCCGGACTCGCGCTCAAGTCGGCCGTTGCGAAAGTACGCGGCCTGT encodes:
- a CDS encoding helix-turn-helix transcriptional regulator, giving the protein MSDQPLNDSQRAEALGAYLKSLRTGLELSLRQVEEISDNQVSNAYLSQLENGKIAKPSPHILHSLASAYNVPYERLMERAGYIPALSSVATRAARQGDPATLARVAKHGRAATHSIEHLTAEEETALLTYLNVWRGMQKREKGR